The following coding sequences lie in one Vibrio casei genomic window:
- the ftsL gene encoding cell division protein FtsL: MTEAHSPSLIRSIWNDLTSIGRLPLFLLVLIFSSSIAVVLTTYNTRHQITLRDELLENREKLDSEWRNLILEENALAEHTRVQKIAINDLDMKRPDSDKEVVVNLK; the protein is encoded by the coding sequence ATGACTGAAGCGCATTCTCCTAGTTTAATTCGCAGTATTTGGAATGACTTAACCTCTATAGGTCGTCTGCCTTTATTCTTATTAGTATTGATTTTTTCTAGTTCCATCGCGGTGGTGTTAACTACTTATAATACTCGTCATCAAATAACGTTGCGTGATGAGTTATTAGAGAATAGAGAGAAGCTTGATAGCGAATGGCGAAATTTAATTTTGGAAGAGAATGCGTTAGCAGAACATACCCGTGTGCAAAAAATCGCAATTAATGATCTTGATATGAAGCGTCCAGATTCAGACAAAGAAGTGGTTGTGAATCTTAAATGA
- the rsmH gene encoding 16S rRNA (cytosine(1402)-N(4))-methyltransferase RsmH, whose product MTDTFQHVSVLLNESIDGLNIKPDGIYIDGTFGRGGHSRTILSQLGPQGRLYSIDRDPQAIAEAAKIQDSRFTIIHGPFSGIERYAEQYELVGKVDGVLFDLGVSSPQLDDGERGFSFMKDGPLDMRMDPTSGQSAAQWLSEAELDDITWVLREFGEEKHARRIAKGIVAYQQECLENPEKEPLTRTGQLAKLISDVAPKNFKEKKHPATRSFQAIRIYINSELEEIDFALKGAMNILAPEGRLSVISFHSLEDRMVKRFMRRESQGPQVPHGIPMTEDQIRALGSPNMKTVGKAIKPSQSEVELNTRSRSSVLRIAEKL is encoded by the coding sequence ATGACTGACACTTTTCAACACGTCTCTGTACTCCTCAATGAATCTATTGATGGGTTGAATATTAAACCGGATGGCATTTATATCGATGGTACATTTGGCCGTGGTGGTCATAGCCGTACTATTTTATCTCAACTCGGGCCTCAAGGGCGTTTGTACAGTATCGATCGCGATCCTCAAGCAATCGCTGAAGCGGCTAAAATACAAGACTCACGTTTTACCATTATTCATGGTCCATTTTCTGGTATTGAACGTTATGCGGAACAATATGAATTAGTGGGTAAAGTTGATGGGGTGTTGTTTGATTTAGGGGTGTCGTCACCTCAATTAGATGACGGAGAGCGCGGCTTTAGTTTTATGAAAGATGGCCCACTGGATATGCGAATGGATCCAACTAGTGGGCAATCGGCAGCGCAATGGTTATCGGAAGCTGAGCTTGATGATATCACTTGGGTACTTCGCGAATTTGGTGAAGAAAAGCATGCTCGCCGTATTGCAAAAGGTATCGTTGCTTATCAACAAGAGTGCCTTGAAAATCCTGAAAAAGAGCCATTAACACGTACCGGTCAACTTGCTAAGTTGATTTCCGACGTGGCGCCTAAGAACTTTAAAGAAAAGAAACATCCTGCGACACGCAGTTTTCAAGCGATCCGAATCTATATTAATAGTGAGCTGGAAGAGATTGATTTTGCCCTCAAAGGTGCCATGAATATTTTAGCACCAGAAGGACGTTTATCGGTGATAAGCTTCCATTCCCTAGAAGACCGTATGGTAAAGCGCTTTATGCGCCGAGAAAGCCAAGGCCCACAAGTCCCGCACGGCATTCCGATGACTGAAGATCAAATCAGAGCATTAGGGTCACCGAATATGAAAACCGTAGGTAAAGCCATTAAACCTTCTCAGTCAGAAGTTGAGTTGAACACTCGTTCACGCAGTTCTGTATTACGAATTGCAGAGAAATTATGA
- a CDS encoding beta-propeller fold lactonase family protein, producing MNVVYVSCPNSCQLHVLRMGIDGVFDVLQIVETPGEVQPITISHDQSFLYATVRPEFALLSYKIESDGKLTEIGRSSMPVSASSSCIDITGQYLLLSSYAQNALSVSHINSHGIAQSPHQVLEHLTKAHSVMAVADQYPIKSNSILEQQTIFCACLGDDKINLYRFNHNGYLIKGAQSKLMTKMGSGPRHMTQDASGKNIYAINELDGDVLHFVQDEKPRWQLTQTLSYMPVDFAGPFWAADIHITKDARFLYVSERTSSTLALFSIDSLSGELTLIELLDTELAPRGFALSPDNIWLVCAGQHSNHVASYQVDNESGKLTIAHRHSVGDEPMWVRIITR from the coding sequence GTGAATGTGGTGTATGTGTCTTGCCCGAATAGTTGTCAGTTGCATGTTTTACGCATGGGAATTGATGGTGTATTTGACGTTCTGCAAATAGTGGAAACTCCGGGCGAAGTTCAGCCCATAACGATCAGCCATGATCAGAGTTTTCTATACGCCACCGTTCGACCTGAGTTCGCTTTACTGAGCTACAAAATTGAAAGCGATGGCAAGCTTACAGAAATCGGACGCTCTTCTATGCCTGTGAGTGCATCGTCATCATGTATTGATATTACTGGGCAATATTTATTATTGAGTTCGTATGCGCAAAATGCGCTATCTGTCAGCCACATTAATTCTCATGGTATCGCGCAATCACCGCATCAAGTGCTTGAGCATTTAACGAAAGCGCATTCAGTGATGGCGGTTGCCGACCAATACCCCATTAAATCAAATTCAATTTTAGAGCAGCAAACCATTTTTTGTGCTTGTTTAGGCGATGATAAAATCAATCTTTATCGTTTTAATCATAATGGTTATTTGATTAAAGGAGCTCAGTCTAAACTCATGACCAAAATGGGGTCTGGACCAAGGCATATGACTCAGGATGCTTCCGGTAAAAATATCTACGCGATTAATGAGCTAGATGGTGATGTGTTACATTTTGTTCAAGATGAGAAGCCTCGCTGGCAATTAACACAAACACTCAGTTATATGCCCGTAGATTTTGCTGGGCCTTTTTGGGCTGCAGATATTCATATTACTAAAGATGCGCGCTTTCTTTATGTCAGTGAAAGGACATCGAGCACGCTAGCTTTATTTTCCATTGATTCGTTGTCTGGTGAATTAACGCTAATTGAACTCCTTGATACTGAGTTAGCGCCTCGTGGATTTGCGTTATCTCCGGATAATATATGGTTGGTGTGCGCCGGCCAGCATTCAAATCATGTGGCGAGTTATCAAGTGGATAATGAGTCCGGAAAGTTGACAATAGCTCATCGACACTCTGTTGGTGATGAACCGATGTGGGTAAGAATTATCACTCGATAA